Proteins encoded within one genomic window of Phototrophicus methaneseepsis:
- a CDS encoding GNAT family N-acetyltransferase: MSRPVIDLDTLEIRPAKAEEDGPIKQMVRQARLDPTSMHWEHFLVAEYAGEIIAIGQVKQYPGCQELGSLYTRPRYQGLGIATRVMNALEARAGRPLYLLCMEKMVPFYQQHGYETILWWQAPWFLKLKMSPVMLARLVGVRVYIMRKI, from the coding sequence ATGTCAAGACCAGTCATTGATCTGGATACGCTGGAAATACGGCCTGCGAAGGCTGAAGAAGATGGCCCGATCAAGCAAATGGTGCGTCAGGCCCGCCTGGATCCGACGTCGATGCATTGGGAGCATTTTTTGGTTGCGGAATATGCAGGCGAGATTATCGCTATCGGCCAGGTGAAGCAGTATCCAGGTTGTCAGGAATTAGGTAGTTTATACACTCGGCCCCGCTATCAGGGGCTAGGTATCGCAACACGCGTCATGAACGCGTTGGAAGCGCGGGCAGGGCGGCCCTTATACTTGTTATGCATGGAGAAGATGGTGCCATTTTACCAGCAGCATGGCTATGAAACGATTCTCTGGTGGCAGGCTCCCTGGTTCCTCAAGTTGAAGATGTCGCCTGTGATGCTGGCGCGCCTGGTTGGGGTGCGCGTCTATATCATGCGCAAAATATGA
- a CDS encoding M20 family metallopeptidase — translation MTELRTYFNEQQDAMVALLTKMIEHETFSIDKPNVDRFMDFMVGEFEKAGAQVTRHEREEVGDIVQATWQADAPGQPILLLGHADTVWPEGTLAERPVRIDEDGRLYGPGALDMKGGLAIALFAIKGLLDRGELPNRPIHYLLTTDEEIGSKHSQQIIEDMARESGLVLVLEPPTADGSLKGWRKGTASYTLTVTGKAAHAGNEPEKGINAIIEFAQQALVINELNDLKMGTSVCVNVVHGGMATNVIPDHLTASIDVRVMSQQAKNKIDAAFDDLHPFIPGAQVKVEGGHYRPPMERNDAALKQVKNIASGVGMSVHDDGAGGGSDGNFTAAIGIPTVDGLGPEGLGLHALHEHVIINSMPRKATLIAAILRDWED, via the coding sequence ATGACGGAACTCCGTACCTATTTTAACGAGCAGCAAGATGCCATGGTCGCGCTGCTAACGAAGATGATCGAACATGAGACATTCTCCATCGATAAACCCAATGTCGACCGCTTCATGGATTTTATGGTTGGTGAGTTTGAAAAAGCAGGCGCGCAGGTGACGCGCCATGAGCGCGAAGAAGTCGGCGATATTGTGCAGGCTACGTGGCAGGCAGATGCCCCTGGTCAGCCGATTTTGCTGCTCGGCCATGCGGATACGGTCTGGCCTGAGGGTACCCTTGCAGAGCGCCCTGTGCGCATTGACGAAGATGGGCGTTTATACGGCCCCGGCGCGCTCGACATGAAGGGCGGCCTCGCCATTGCCCTATTCGCGATCAAAGGCCTGCTCGACCGTGGCGAACTGCCCAACCGCCCCATTCATTACCTGCTCACCACCGACGAAGAAATCGGCAGCAAGCACTCTCAACAAATCATCGAAGATATGGCCCGCGAGAGCGGCCTCGTCCTCGTATTGGAGCCGCCCACAGCAGATGGCTCCCTCAAAGGATGGCGCAAAGGGACGGCCTCCTACACTTTAACCGTGACGGGTAAAGCCGCCCACGCAGGCAATGAACCCGAAAAAGGCATCAACGCCATTATCGAATTCGCCCAGCAAGCCCTGGTCATCAATGAATTAAACGACCTCAAAATGGGGACTTCTGTTTGTGTGAACGTGGTCCATGGCGGTATGGCAACCAATGTCATCCCGGATCATCTCACAGCTTCCATTGATGTGCGCGTCATGTCCCAACAGGCCAAAAATAAGATTGACGCTGCCTTCGATGACCTGCATCCATTTATCCCCGGCGCGCAGGTCAAAGTAGAAGGCGGGCATTATCGCCCACCGATGGAACGTAATGACGCCGCACTCAAGCAGGTGAAAAACATCGCCAGTGGTGTTGGCATGAGCGTACACGATGATGGTGCGGGTGGTGGCAGTGATGGCAACTTCACAGCTGCGATAGGTATCCCCACAGTAGATGGCTTAGGGCCAGAGGGGTTAGGTTTACACGCCCTGCATGAGCACGTCATCATAAACAGTATGCCCCGCAAGGCCACGCTTATCGCGGCTATCCTGCGCGATTGGGAAGATTAG